A window of Chlorobium phaeobacteroides DSM 266 genomic DNA:
TACAGACCAAATTCGGGTTGCATATCATCAAGGTTACCGGGTTTGATCAGACTGCCGTTATAGCCTCGGAAATTGTCCGAACCATTCGCCCTTCAACTGAAACCGTTGACAGCGCGCGAAGGCTTGCTATGGCTTTCCAGATGCAGGCAAAGGATAAGGGACTTGAAAAAAGCGCTTCAACCGAAAAGCTCGTGGTTGGTAAAACAGGCGATTTCGGGAAGCATACGCTTATTGCCGACATCGGCTTCAGCGATAAGATCACAGCCTTTGCTTTTAACGGAAAAGAGGGAGCGCTGTCAGATGTTATAGAAACCGAAAAAGGTTTTTATGTCATGAAACTTACAGGAGTAAACGATACCGGTTATCGTCGGCTTGATGCTGATTTGAAAAAAAGGATTACGGCTGAACTTGTCCGTCTGAAAAAAGAACCGGTTCTTGAGAAAAAACTTTCATTGAATGCAAAACAGAGTGGAGCTACGCTGGATAAGATCGCGGCAGCCTATCCCGGAACTGTTGTCGTTACGGCAGACGATATTCGGTGGGTTGACGGGTTTATCCCCGGTTACGGATTTGATCAGCCTCTTGTTGAAGCGATGTCTGCAATGACAGAAGGCAAGCTTTCCGGTCCGGTGAAAACCAATGACGGTTATGCAATCGTTCTTTTATCGAAAAAGAATATGCCGGCAGAACGCGATGTTGAGGCAGCAAAAACCGCTTTTACTCCAAAAATTATTCAGGATAAGCTGAATCGGCTGTTTACGGAATATTTTGCTACGATCAAGAAAAATGCTGTTATAGAGGATCTTCGCCCCTGAATGATTTCTCTTGAGGGCTTCCCGATAATTTCTTCATAACGGGAAGCTCTCAATACCCTCGCACGCAAGGCGCATGGCAACCGGGCAGCACAAGGTTTCGGAAAATAAGCGCCTGCCTCTATGTGATTTTGTCAGTCAGGATGCGTGAATGGTATCCAAAAACCCTCTTTTAGTGTTCGGCCTGAAATGTTTCAAGGCAGGCTTTTATTTTTTGTGCCGAATCGAGTTTGATGCATTCAAGCGCCAGCGCCTCTGTTTCAGCAACGCTGTAGCGCGATACGAACCGTTTAAGATTCGCAATATCAGCACTTACAACACTGAACTTTCTCAAGCCGCACCCTATCAGAAAGGGGAGGGCAAGCGGGTCTGAACCCATGTCGCCGCACAGCGCGACACGGCAGTGATTTTTCTGGGCGGTTGCAATTACTCTGTGAAGCTGCCGGATAATGGCAGGGTGAAATTTTTCAAAGAGATCCTGAACAATGACGTTGTTGCGGTCAACGGCAAGGGTATACTGTGTAAGATCATTGGTGCCGAGACTGATAAAATCTACGCATTTCGTAATCTCGTCGATAATCTCGACTGCCGCAGGCACCTCGATCATTGCGCCGAGTTCAGGTTTTTCGCCGGCGACGCCAGTTTGCTCAATGACCTCGGCATGCAGTCTGTCAACCATGGCGCAAATGGTCATGATCTCGTCGAGAGAGGTGATCATCGGTATAAGAATATTGATGTTGCCGAGGGCGTTTGCCCTGATAACCGCTCTGAGCTGATTTTCGAGAATTTCAGGTACATCAATGAGAATTCTTATTCCTCTCCATCCAAGATTGGGGTTCGGCTCCCTGATTGGTGAATAAATAAGTTTATCGCCCCCTATATCAAACAGTCGGACAACAAAGGGCTGCGGAGCAACTGTTTCCGACATTTCCCGGTAATAGTGGTACTGTTCCGATTCCCCAGGTACCTTTGTTCCGTCAATAAAAAGATTTTCACTCCTGAAAAGCCCTATACCTTCTGATCCTGTTTCTTTGAGCCCCAGGAGTTCTTCCTTGAAATCGATGTTTGAAAAAAAGTTTATTCTTACGCCGCATTTTGTACTGGCCGGGAGCGTTGCCGTGAGAGATGCATCGGCATTGCTCTGTTTTTCCGCTTTCTGTTTTTCCTGATAGAGCTGAATGGTTTTTTCTTCGGGATGGATGATAACGGTACCGGAACTCCCGTCAATAATCATCTGTGTGCCTGAAACAGCATTCTGTGAAAAATTGCCGAGCCCTGCCACCATAGGGATGTTCAGCGATTTACAGATCAAAGAGATATGAGAAGTTTTTCCGCCTGAATCGCTGAGAAAGCCCTTGACATTGCTCCGGCTGAGCAGAATAATGTCTCCGGGGCAGAAGTGATCGGAAACCACAATGGTGCCTTCGGGTATCCACGAGAGCATTTTGCGGACATGGAGATTTCTGAGAATCCTGTTTTTTATATCAAAAAAATCATCAGCCCGCTCCTGAAAAACAACATCATCTGAGCTTTTGAACTTTTCGTGATAGTGTCCGAACTCCTCTTCAATAACAAGATGTGCTGGTATCATTTCTGATCTGATACGAAGGCTGATGCTGTCGATGAGCATCGGGTCCTGGAGCATCATGATCTGGGCCTGAAAAATGTTCGCATAACCCTTGCCGAGTTTTCTTGTCGTGACCCGTTCTATTTTTTTCAGTTCCTTTTCTGAGCGATGGACTGCTTCAATAAACCGCTCGATTTCCGCTTCGATGTTATCGTTGTCGAGAGAGGTGATTTCATGCTCATATTGTTCCTTTTCATAAGCATAACATTCACCGATGGCAATTCCTCGTGAAGTCCCTATGCCATTGAACGTTGCTTCATGGGGCTTTATATTTCCGCCATCGCTTCGATTTGAACGGCTCTGTTTTTTTGAGGGAAGAACTCCCTTCAGTGTGTTTTTTTTCTGTTCAGGCATAGGGCACAGTCTTAAAAAGGTGCATCGTCGGCGTTAATGAAGGTGTTTGCGCTCATTTGGGTTTTCTGGAGTGCGGGTGCTTCAGGGGGTAGATTGCGTTCGTTGGCCGATCCACCGTTCTGCTCATCGGTGTTGCTCAAATAGCTTGTCGCTGCCGATTGGAAGCGTCCGTATTGTTTGAGGAAGAGGATGCGAATATCGCCGATAGGGCCGTTTCGCTGCTTGCCGATAACCACCTCTACCATATTCTTGGTTGAAGAGCCGTCTGAAAAAGTCTGAATGTTATACATCTCCGGTCTCGAAAGGAACATGACAACGTCAGCGTCCTGTTCAATTGAGCCGGATTCCCTCAGATCGCTCAACTGAGGTCTTCTGTCGCCTGAGCGCTGTTCAACGGATCTGTTCAACTGCGCCAGAGCGATAACCGGAATGTTAAGCTCTTTGGCGAGCGCTTTCAGCGATCGGGATATTTGTGCGATCTCCTGTTCGCGGTTTGTTTTTCCATCCTTGACCGGTGTGACAAGCTGGAGATAATCAACAACAACCATTCCGATGTTGTGCTCCTGCTTCATTCTGCGGGTTTTTGCGGTCAGCTCCATAATCGAAATGCCGGGGGTATCGTCAATGAACAGTTTTGCTTCATTGAGCTTGTCCATACTGTTGATGATTTTGCTCATCATTTCCGGCGTGATTCGACCCGTTCGAACAAGCTGCGATTCAACATATGCCTCGGCACACATGAGCCTGACGGCAAGCTGAACCTCGGCCATTTCCAGGCTGAAAAAAAGAACCGGGGTATTGAAATCAACAGCGGCGTTTCTTGCAAGGGCAAGGGCGAATGCGGTTTTACCGGCAGAAGGTCTTGCTGCAATGATAATCATGTCGGAAGACTGAAACCCTGCGGTAAACTGATCGAGATCGGAAAACCCGGATCCTACACCGGTAATGGACGACTGTGAAGCCCTGAGGGTTTCAAGCATTCTGATGCCGTTTTTTACCAGATCCTTGATCGGAGATGCTTTCTTTTTGATGCCTGCCTGTGAAATATTGAAAAATTGCTGCGATGCATGTTCAACCAGATCAAAAATATCCATTGATGAACTGTATGCGGCTCCCGATACCTTTGCCGATATCGAAATCATTCGCCGGTAGAGATATTTCTCCTTTGCAAGCCGTGCATAATATTCGACATTTGCCGCGCTGATGACTTTGCCGGAGAGTTCGGCAAGGTAGTGTCTGCCGCCGATATTGTCCAGCTCATTCATTTTAAGCAGTTCCTCGCTCACGGTTATCAGATCGATAGCCTGCCTTTTATTGTAAAGCTGCATCATCGACTTGAAGATCAGACGGTGGCGGCGTTCGAAAAAAACCTCTTCAGCGCTGTCGCCGAAGATCTGGATTACCTGTTCAACAGGATCATCCTCCAGGAGAACACAGGCGAGCACCTCCTGTTCAATCTCGGTTGAGTAGGGGGGAACACGGCCTTCGAGGTTGAAATCGATGTCCTTGCTGAAATCCAGTATATCCGCTTTAGGCTTGATCATTGTTTGTTACCATGGTTCTTGAATGTGCTTCGGCTGAGCAAAGTTTATCATAGTGCTGACGCATCATCTGAACATCCTCCCAGCAGGCTTTTTTCCAACCGGGATTTCTTAACAGAGCGGCGGGATGATAGGTAACCATACAGTCGTACGCTTTCCATTTGACAATTCGTCCTCTCATCGCTCCCATCGATAAACTGTTCTGCAAAATGGTATTGGCTGCGACTTTGCCGAGCAGCAGAATCAGTTTTGGATTGAGGAGTTCAAGCTGCAGGAGCAGCCATGGCATGCAGCACTCTATTTCATCAGCAAGCGGGTTGCGGTTTTGAGGTGGTCGACATTTGAGAATATTACAGATAAAAACTTCCTCACGCTTGAACTGTACGGCTTGAAGAATCTTGTCGAGCAGTTGTCCCGATCTGCCAACGAACGGGCGGCCTTGGCTGTCCTCATCCGCACCGGGTGCTTCTCCGATGACCACAAGGGCGGCGCGGGGATCTCCTTCACCGAATACAACGTTTTTTCTTGAAGCGGAGAGCCGGCATTTAGTGCACGATTTAACCGCCAGAGAGAGGCCGATCAGATCTCTGAATGGAGCTCCAGCCTCAGACTGAACTGAAGGCAGCGTGTCGTCATGATCGCTGAATAAGAAAGGGTGCATGAGAAAAACTGGTTCTTCGATTAGCTGTCAGGCTGGATGAGTTTTTCTACAGCTTCCAAAAGACGGTTTGCCGCATCCGGTTTCGACAAAAGAGGCAGGACCGTTGCTGTATCATCGCTTCCTATCAGTGTAAGCATATTGGTTTCTACTTCAAAACCCGAACTCTTTCCGTCATAGAAATTCAATGCAATAAGGTCGAGTTTTTTTTCTATCCGTTTTTTTATGGCGTTTTTCAGACCATCCTCACATTCAAGAGCAAAACCAACAGCAATCTGCGATGGCGATTTCTGTTTGCTGAATTCCGCAAGAATATCCGGGTTTTTCCTGAGTGTCAAGGAGAGTTCCTCTCCGTTTTTTTTCAGTTTGCCCTGAAAGGGCGAATCCGGTCGATAATCGGCAACAGCGGCGGCTGATACAAAAACATCACAGGTTTCGAAGAGTTGACGGGCAGCATCGTACATCTCTTTTGCGCTTTCAACGTCAACACGTTCTACCAGAGGAGGGGTGATGAGTGATACCGGGCCAGCCAGAAGCGTAACCTTCGCTCCTCGCTCTGCAGCCGCTCTGGCAATGGCAAAACCCATTTTGCCCGATGAGTAGTTGGAAATAAATCGAACGTCGTCAATTTTTTCTCTGGTCGGGCCTGCCGTAATTACCACGCTTTTTCCCTGAAGCGAAGAGTGCTTGTTGCAGGATTTCAGCAACTCCTCTTCAATCAACGCAGCGATTGCTTCGGGTTCAGGCATTCTTCCGAGTCCACACTGACCGGAAGCAAGTTCACCGCTATCCGGATTAATGATACGAGCGCCATCTGCAAGAAGCATGGCAAGATTTCTCTGCACCGATGAGGAGGTGAACATCTCTCCATCCATTGCCGGAAACAAAAGCACCGGTTTATTTGGACGTAAAGTCAGAAAACAAGCGGACAGCATGTCATCACAAAGGCCTGCGGCCAGTTTTGCGATTGTGTTTGCTGTTGCAGGCGCTACGACAAAGATATCAGCCCATTCTCCGAGCGAGATATGCCGGGTGTAATCAACGTTTTCCCTTTCTACAGGAGGAAAGAGAGAGCAATAAACCTGTTCCTGTGAAACCGTGGCGAGGGTAAGTTCGCTGACAAATCTGGCTGCTGAGGCCGTCAGTACGACTTTGACATTTGCGCCACCTTTTTTAAGAAGACGTACCAGTACAGGGATTTTATAAGCTGCTATACCGCCGCATATGGCTATGATGATATTTTTTCCTCTCAACATATGTTTTCGTGGTTGTTGTCAGAGATACCCGATAATGTACTGAAAACAGTATGACTTATTTCTTTTTGTTGGATGAAGGGATAATTCGTTTCCAGAAACTGTCCCAGGTGTGAAAACGTTCTCTGTAGGAGATGCTCGCGCCCCATGTTTCAGTAGGGCTTTGCAGATTGGTGTTTGCGGCCTCGTTTTCGGTTTGGCCGTAAGATCGATAGGCTTCGATATAGACTTTCGGGGAAACCCGATATTCGACCTTCTGTGATGTTCCGTAATAATTAAAGAGGGGCTTGTTTTTGACGTCGTGAGAACTTCCCTCTCCGATAATGCGTACTTTTCCATTAGTGCCCGGAACATTCACTGCCATGTAAAGATCGATGCCGCTGATCTCTCCTTTGCTGTTCATGCCAAGATTGACATTGAAGCTTTCAAAGCCGGCTACGTTCTGTACCAGGCGTGACAATTGCGAGGAAATAAGACCGCTGCCTGTCGAAAGACCTACGCTTGAAACAGCGAGGTTTTTGCTTAAGCCGGAGCTTCCCTGCGGAGCGTACCACTGACTGGTGAGCAGCATGGATATGACGTTGAGTTCCGCATTCGGGTCGATCTGGCTTGGTTTGCCGCCAATCAGATTTTTCGAGGAGAACGGTTGCATCTGATCGTTCAGATAATAGCCCATCTCGACATTTGGTTCGCTGATGGTGCCACTGATGGCAAGGAGCAGCTTGACATTATCCCGATCACCGGTCTCCGGCGAAAGGGCGCTGATATACTTGGTGCCATAGAGATTCTGCATGATCCCTTCATGGATGCCGACGTTGTTCCAGACGATTTTTCCGCCATCTTCAAGATCGAAATTGGTATTGGAAAATCGATATTTGCCGTCGCTGAGCGCAACCGAACCGAACAGGCGGTAGCGCTGCTGGCTTTTATTGACCATAAGCTGCATGCCGCTTATGGCGGCTTCAAGTTCTTCACCCCTCGTTCGGTCAAAAATAACCCGGAATTTCAACTGTTCGGCGCTTCTGATTTTCAGATCCTTCAGTTGCAGTATGTCGATAAGCGAGTAATTGAACCCGACAGGGTCGCTGTCGAGATCAGTTTGTGCAACCATGGACTGTTGTGAAGGATACCGGGGTACGAATTCAATAAATTTCTCGACGCCTATATATTTTGCGCTCTCATTGGCGCCCGGCCGGTACATTGTAAAATCAGCCGAATTGATAGTGATATCTCCTTCAACAACGGGAGAAGAAATATCGCCATTCAAAAGGAGATTTCTTGTCGATCCGATAATGGTGCCAAAAGGCTTTTCATCCCTGGTGTCCTTTTTATGAAACAGCAGAAGTTTCGAGAGGTTAGCTCCGAGAGTAATGGTTTTCGGCTTTAGATTTTCAATTTTCAGCAGACCGTTCAGGCTTCCGGTACCGTTCTGCAGGTCGGCAATGCGCAGATCTCTCAGTTCAAGTTGCCTGGGGGTTACCTGAATATCTCCGTTAAGAAGATAGGTTACCTGGGTTGCTTCAAGTTTAATCTGTGTATCACGGAGTCGGCTTAACAGGTAGATCTCCGGTCGGGATGTCGTTCCCTCAACGGTGAGCGTTGTCGGCATAATTCCTGCGGCATCTTCTACAAAAGGCAGCACTACTTTAAGAAATCGTGCCGAAAGATTGTCGGATCGGAATGATGCCTGTATTTTCTGCTCCTGTGGTATTCGCAGTTCAAAAGGGTAATACGCAAGTACAAGCGGCATTGTTCCGCTGCCTGCAATGGTATTGACTGAAGGGGTGGTATTCCCCTTGTTTACCGGTTCAGTGATAAAACTCTTGTAATCGAAACTCAGTTTATTGCCGGCGTGACGAATGTTGCTCTGCACGTTTCCCAGTGGAATTTTGTCGAAACCAACCGATTTTCCATTGATGCTGAGGGTGCTTGTTTTCGTGTTTGGGTTGCCACTGATGGTCAGGGATGCATCGATGGTGCCCGACATGCCGGATGGAAGACGTTTTTCCGAAAGCTCGCCGAGTGCGGCAAGGTCAAGATGCGAAAGGTTGCATTGAAAACTTCCTGGCCGGGAATTACTCAATTCACCATTAAGCACAAGATGCTGATTTCCATTGGCTATGGTAAATCGGTTGAACTGTACGGCCATTTTTTCGATTTTGATATGAGAACCGCCCTGTGTCTGCCAGCGATTTTTCCCCTTTCCGATAGCGAGCTTCGTGAAACCGAGGTCATAGGCTGATCCGGTTCGCTGCAGGGAAAAAGCTGTAGAAAATTCCCTGTCGTTTTCAAATCGACCGGCATCGATTGATGCGGTAAGGCGTCCAGTGGAATAGGTCGCATCAAAAACGAGATTGTTTGATGTTTGACCGGAAAAAACGAGAGAGGCTGCTTTTCCCTTGATAGCAGCTTTAGGTATCCCGTTTCCGCTGCATTCCATTGCCGCTGTTGCGGAGAGCTTTTTCAGTGCAACGGCTTTACCGTACGCCAGTGAACCGAGATCCAGCGATGAGGTAAGAGCGCAGCGTCCATTCTCATAGAAAAACTGACCCTCAGCGCTCCCCTGTAATGCAAGATCCCTGAACGGAAGCAGTGGTGATAGAGGTTCCATATCTTTTACAAGAATCCGGTAAGAGACCGTAAATGGTTTTTTCAGGCTAAGGAACGCATCGCTTCGGGGTCCGGCCGGCCGGCTGCTCCAGAGACTCTGTGTTCGAATCTCGCCTGAAATACCCGATCCGGCAAGTTCAATCGCACCAAGCAGCTCTTTGAAGGACTGGTTGCCCTGGACAGCAAGATCAAGAAAATCACTCTTCAGAGTGACTGTTGATGAAGCAGCATGCTGTTCAACTGCTGCCGAAAGTTCGGATTTATCTCTGAGTCGGAAATTGTTGATCGAGGAGGGAGAAAACCTGGCGGTTAATGCGGCATTCAGCGATGCCGGATCAAAGCCTGATCCCTTGAGGGCAAACACGCCATTCAGGTCGGTGACGAAATCGTTTGAAGCAAGTGATTTGGCGAGATTCAGCCTTGCGACCTTCCCTTCAGCCTGGTAATCGGCACTGCCACCTTTCCAGCTTATCTGCCCACTGACATCGATGCTTTCCATACCATTTTGCAGGATGGCTTTTGCTCGTACAAGCTCCCTGCTGTAATCAAGAGAAAGGGTTCCCTGCTTCAAAGCCTGTTGCTGCCAGAACGAGTCCTTCAGGTCGCTTTCTATATGCAGCTCTGCCAGCTCGGAACCATTGACGATACCATCAAAGTTCCCTGTTGCATTAAGCATGCTTTTTGCGGTTGTTGTACCGGTGAAAAGATGTGGCAGAGTCTTTTCGAGCGAAAATGCACCCTTTCCCTTGATCTGCTTTCCGGGTTCTCCTGCAGCTTCTCCTTTTATGGAGGCGTTTCCTGCTTTGGTAAGAATATGGACATCTGTCGAAAGTTCTTTGAGATTGCCATGGGCCTTACCGATAAAAGAGATTGCACCGATTCGGGCGATCAGCTCTTTTTGATTCTTGTCTGAAAAAAATGCCTGAAAAAAATCAGGATCGATTTTCGAACTGTCTATTTCAAGCTGGTAGCCAAACGCATTTTTGTTCTGCACATTGAGCAATTTGCCTTTCACGGCCAGATGGCTTTTGTTGTGCGCAAGTACGCCCTTGATAATTTCAATGGTATTGGACTGACTTCTTGCATCGCCCTTCAGACTGTAAACACCTTCAGGAAGAGCGATATCCGGATAGATCATGTTCAGATCCCGGGTGTGGATATTGAGTGCCTGAATATCAAGAAAAGACTTGCCGGCAAGCAGGAGTTTTTTCTGATCGGGATCGAAAATATTGAACTTGTCCAAAGAGAGGGAGAGTTCCGCATTGCTTTTGTCGCTCGTCGCTTTCAGAGCGATGATATCCGCGCGTTTTTCGGAAACGAAAAACTGACCGGATCCCTGTTTCAGGCGGAAGCTGTGCTGAGGAATGTCGAGTGCCAGGGCTTCAATCGTTCCTCCAAACTCTTTTTTCTTTATTTTCAGTCTGAGCGAGTTAAGGTCCAGAGAGATGTTCTGAACAGTTAACGCAAGCGGTGTCTCATTCGGCAGGGTTCTGGAATAGTTCAGCGAGCTGTTTCTGAGGGTAACGACTTTGCTGAAAAAACTCTCGATGGGTGCATCGGTCGAATCAGGTTTGCGGGAGGTGAATATGAGATCGATGTTCCGTTTGCCGTTTTCCCTTTCAATAACGTTTATCAGCAGGCTGTCTACTTTAATTTTTCTGAAAGAAAGTTTATCGATTTTCGGTTTGAGAATAGTCAGAAAATTAAAGCGCAGGGTGACCTTGTCAGCAGAGAGGGCCGGCAAGTCTTCATCCGGTTCATAGATGCGCGGACTGAGAATAGTTACTTTGTTGGGGAAATTAAGCTTGACTTTCTGTAGCTCAAGGTGTCCGTAAAACTCTTCATTGAAAAGCTTTACGGCAAGATCCTTCGCGAACCGGTCAAGGAATCCGCTGTTCAGGACAATTGCGGCAACAATCGACAGGAGAAGAACGCCCGCCGACAGCAGCGCCAGAAATCCGATAAAGACTTTTTTACTCTTTTCCACGAGGAGTGTGTTTGCCGTAAATTTGAATGACCTTCTCAATGATACCGGTTGTCGACCGGCCTTCCAGAATCGGCAGGGTAAGCACCTTTCCCCCACTCTGAAGAACTGCCTTTGCTCCAGCAATGCGTTCGATATCCCAGTCGGCACCCTTGACCAGAATATCAGGAAGCAGTGCCTCGATCAACGCCTCCGGAGTGTCTTCATCAAAGAGTGTAATGGCATCAACCATTTGCAGCGCAGACAGTACGGCAGCGCGATCCTGCTCGGCGCATACAGGCCGTAGCGGCCCTTTAATGCGTTGTATCGAAGCGTCACTGTTGAGCCCTATCAGCAGGATATCGCCAAGCTGACGGGCTCTTGAGAGATACTGAACGTGACCTGCATGCAGAATGTCAAAACAACCGTTCGAAAACACCACTTTTTTTCCTGAAGATTGCCATGCGATGACTTGTTCTTTCGCCTTTGCACGGGTTAGTAGTTTGCTATTCATCAGGTAACGGTCGGCTAATTGGAGAAAAATCACGTGCAACTGCAATACAAGCAATTTCGGATAATTTATTCAATTTCGCGTATGCTCGGCACACTCTTGCGAAAGGATTTCTTCTTTTTTCTTCTTATCACTTCCGGTTTGCCGAGTGCTGAGCAGCAGGTAGTGGGTAGTGGGCAATGAGTTTCCCGTTTCTTTCCCTATTTCAAAATTATCAAACAGTGACTGGTATTTGACTGAACCGGTAAATTCAGGTATTTTCAGGCATCTGTGCGGAAGGGATGCTGTTTATTGCACGGGATTAAATCAAAGAAATTCATGACCGATCCAAGTATAACCAACAAGCAATCCTCAGACAGGCGCATCTATAAGCTTTTTATGCTCTTCAGTGTTCTTGTCAGAAAAATGAACCGAAAAACGGCACTTTTCATGGCAGATCGGCTTGGAGATTTGATGTTTGATATTCTTAAAATCCGCAAACCCCTTGTTGAGGGGAACCTTTCGATAACCTTTCCGGAAAAAAGCGCCAACGAAATTCGTTCGATAGCAAGGCGGGTATACAGAAACCAGGCGAGAAATTTTATCGAGGTGCTTCGTCTCCCGCTTATCGCCAGCCGGGAAGATGCTGAAGAGCTTTTCGATATCAATGCATCCCAACTGTCCGACATTTTGCAGCGATCGGGGGTTGTGCTTGTTTCAGCTCATTTCGGTAACTGGGAACTGCTTGGGTTTTGCGCAGGGATCATGGTAACGCCTCTGACAATTGTTGTAAAGCGGTTAAGGAATGATGACGTCGATCGCTGTATCAACACCTGGAGAACCATGAAGGGTAACACTGTCGTAAAAAAGTCGCGAGCTCTGCGTGAAGGGTTGAAAACACTCAGGAACAAAGGGATAGTGTCCTTTCTTGCAGATCAGTCAGATCCTGAGGGCACGTTTGTTACAGACTTTCTCGGCAGACCATCATCAGTGTTTCTCGGCCCGGCCTATCTGGCTCTGAAAACCAGGGTGCCTCTTTTTGTCTGTATGGCATACAGGAAAGAGGATGGACGTCATACCGTAGATATTGAACAGATTCCGACGGAAGACCTCAAAGATAGCCGGGAGGACTTTGAAGAGCTCGCCCGTCGTTATACCAGAGCGATTGATAAAGCTATCAGAGTTCGACCTGAAGAGTGGTTCTGGCTACACGACCGCTGGAAACGGACGTTTTGATCTCTATGGCTGAAATTCTCTGTGTTTTGTTTTGAAAATAAGAATCAGTCATATTGCCTGAATTCGTCAATATTCTGTCTCAAGAACTTTTATTGTTTTCAGGTGAATTGTATTTCGTTCGAGAGGAGGAGATACACTC
This region includes:
- a CDS encoding translocation/assembly module TamB domain-containing protein, translating into MEKSKKVFIGFLALLSAGVLLLSIVAAIVLNSGFLDRFAKDLAVKLFNEEFYGHLELQKVKLNFPNKVTILSPRIYEPDEDLPALSADKVTLRFNFLTILKPKIDKLSFRKIKVDSLLINVIERENGKRNIDLIFTSRKPDSTDAPIESFFSKVVTLRNSSLNYSRTLPNETPLALTVQNISLDLNSLRLKIKKKEFGGTIEALALDIPQHSFRLKQGSGQFFVSEKRADIIALKATSDKSNAELSLSLDKFNIFDPDQKKLLLAGKSFLDIQALNIHTRDLNMIYPDIALPEGVYSLKGDARSQSNTIEIIKGVLAHNKSHLAVKGKLLNVQNKNAFGYQLEIDSSKIDPDFFQAFFSDKNQKELIARIGAISFIGKAHGNLKELSTDVHILTKAGNASIKGEAAGEPGKQIKGKGAFSLEKTLPHLFTGTTTAKSMLNATGNFDGIVNGSELAELHIESDLKDSFWQQQALKQGTLSLDYSRELVRAKAILQNGMESIDVSGQISWKGGSADYQAEGKVARLNLAKSLASNDFVTDLNGVFALKGSGFDPASLNAALTARFSPSSINNFRLRDKSELSAAVEQHAASSTVTLKSDFLDLAVQGNQSFKELLGAIELAGSGISGEIRTQSLWSSRPAGPRSDAFLSLKKPFTVSYRILVKDMEPLSPLLPFRDLALQGSAEGQFFYENGRCALTSSLDLGSLAYGKAVALKKLSATAAMECSGNGIPKAAIKGKAASLVFSGQTSNNLVFDATYSTGRLTASIDAGRFENDREFSTAFSLQRTGSAYDLGFTKLAIGKGKNRWQTQGGSHIKIEKMAVQFNRFTIANGNQHLVLNGELSNSRPGSFQCNLSHLDLAALGELSEKRLPSGMSGTIDASLTISGNPNTKTSTLSINGKSVGFDKIPLGNVQSNIRHAGNKLSFDYKSFITEPVNKGNTTPSVNTIAGSGTMPLVLAYYPFELRIPQEQKIQASFRSDNLSARFLKVVLPFVEDAAGIMPTTLTVEGTTSRPEIYLLSRLRDTQIKLEATQVTYLLNGDIQVTPRQLELRDLRIADLQNGTGSLNGLLKIENLKPKTITLGANLSKLLLFHKKDTRDEKPFGTIIGSTRNLLLNGDISSPVVEGDITINSADFTMYRPGANESAKYIGVEKFIEFVPRYPSQQSMVAQTDLDSDPVGFNYSLIDILQLKDLKIRSAEQLKFRVIFDRTRGEELEAAISGMQLMVNKSQQRYRLFGSVALSDGKYRFSNTNFDLEDGGKIVWNNVGIHEGIMQNLYGTKYISALSPETGDRDNVKLLLAISGTISEPNVEMGYYLNDQMQPFSSKNLIGGKPSQIDPNAELNVISMLLTSQWYAPQGSSGLSKNLAVSSVGLSTGSGLISSQLSRLVQNVAGFESFNVNLGMNSKGEISGIDLYMAVNVPGTNGKVRIIGEGSSHDVKNKPLFNYYGTSQKVEYRVSPKVYIEAYRSYGQTENEAANTNLQSPTETWGASISYRERFHTWDSFWKRIIPSSNKKK
- the rfaE2 gene encoding D-glycero-beta-D-manno-heptose 1-phosphate adenylyltransferase, producing the protein MNSKLLTRAKAKEQVIAWQSSGKKVVFSNGCFDILHAGHVQYLSRARQLGDILLIGLNSDASIQRIKGPLRPVCAEQDRAAVLSALQMVDAITLFDEDTPEALIEALLPDILVKGADWDIERIAGAKAVLQSGGKVLTLPILEGRSTTGIIEKVIQIYGKHTPRGKE
- a CDS encoding lysophospholipid acyltransferase family protein; translated protein: MTDPSITNKQSSDRRIYKLFMLFSVLVRKMNRKTALFMADRLGDLMFDILKIRKPLVEGNLSITFPEKSANEIRSIARRVYRNQARNFIEVLRLPLIASREDAEELFDINASQLSDILQRSGVVLVSAHFGNWELLGFCAGIMVTPLTIVVKRLRNDDVDRCINTWRTMKGNTVVKKSRALREGLKTLRNKGIVSFLADQSDPEGTFVTDFLGRPSSVFLGPAYLALKTRVPLFVCMAYRKEDGRHTVDIEQIPTEDLKDSREDFEELARRYTRAIDKAIRVRPEEWFWLHDRWKRTF